A region from the Pempheris klunzingeri isolate RE-2024b chromosome 17, fPemKlu1.hap1, whole genome shotgun sequence genome encodes:
- the LOC139217114 gene encoding uncharacterized protein, with protein sequence MGRYRCAYNCENSSDSNVKFFKFPLYNPRKLKKWLVNMKWKDWTPSRFSVLCINHFEEQYIDRTGKCVKLCEDAVPTIFTSSDGTQKKKASTDPRSKRSKPPGVKASQASPAQTPTSTPATAKRSAQNKEASLTEEPAGDPKKSDKWRIIVDEGLMKIESFPHFFHGDYCVSQSIQWAPDDNLSAECEDPENVIEVKEPWQWLGLDVRGPLPQTLNGHKYILTVTDYYSKWVEAVPMQSCLPSDVAKHIVDIIAHFGYPLRILSRLPHDIVHKINRELKDQLKVTIALIVYHHQTGTADLITQQLIDRMVSDLIEGHAAEWDVYLPAKVFSLCFKEHSKTKERPFSVLCCTGLEPIQSPRGLNYAYSRIRESTFVVR encoded by the exons ATGGGAAGATACAGATGTGCCTACAACTGCGAAAACTCCAGTGATTCGAATGTGAAGTTTTTTAA GTTTCCCCTGTACAATCCCCGCAAACTCAAGAAATGGCTTGTCAACATGAAGTGGAAGGACTGGACCCCATCACGCTTCTCTGTGCTGTGCATCAATCATTTTGAGGAACAATACATTGACAGAACAGGCAAATGTGTGAAACTTTGCGAAGATGCAGTTCCCACCATATTTACGTCGTCTGAtggcacacagaaaaaaaag GCCTCCACCGACCCACGAAGTAAGAGATCCAAG CCACCTGGTGTTAAAGCCTCACAGGCGAGTCCAGCTCAGACTCCAACATCTACGCCTGCCACAGCAAAGCGAAGCGCCCAGAACAAAGAGGCCAGCCTGACAGAAGAGCCTGCTGG AGACCCCAAAAAGTCAGACAAATGGAGAATTATAGTAGATGAAGGCCTGATGAAGATCGAGTCATTTCCACATTTCTTCCATGGAGATTACTGTGTTTCACAG AGTATTCAGTGGGCTCCAGATGATAATTTGAGT GCAGAATGTGAAGATCCTGAAAACGTGATAGAG GTGAAAGAGCCGTGGCAGTGGCTTGGTCTGGATGTCAGAGGGCCGCTGCCTCAGACACTGAACGgacacaaatacattttgactgTGACAGACTACTACTCCAAATGGGTGGAAGCTGTGCCCATGCAGTCGTGCCTCCCTTCAGATGTGGCGAAGCACATCGTGGACATCATCGCCCACTTTGGATACCCGCTCAGAATCCTCTCCAGACTTCCACACGACATAGTCCACAAA ATCAACAGGGAACTCAAAGATCAGCTGAAGGTCACCATCGCTCTCATAGTTTACCATCATCAGACCGGTACTGCAGATTtgatcacacagcagctgattGACAG GATGGTAAGTGATCTGATAGAGGGGCACGCAGCTGAGTGGGATGTCTACCTGCCTGCCAAGGTTTTCAGTCTATGTTTCAAAGAGCATTCAAAGACCAAGGAAAGGCCCTTTTCAGTGCTCTGCTGTACGGGACTGGAGCCTATCCAATCCCCCAGAGGACTGAAT TATGCGTATTCCAGGATCCGGGAGAGTACTTTTGTGGTTAGATAA
- the rusf1 gene encoding RUS family member 1, producing the protein METEGGVVLATERYGSAEFWKYFRKDGVMERRRDGGESRGNSIVGVFKSVFLPQGYPESVSNDYLQYQFWDTVQAFASSLSGTLATQASLKGVGVGNQEATVAAATVTWLLRDGTGMLGRILFAWRKGNKLDSEAKKWRLFADVLNDIAMFMEILAPYFPTCFTLIVCTAGIFKSIVGVAGGATRAALTVHQARRDNMADISAKDGSQETLVNLAGLLVSLVLIPLVTDNPILTLSLFFLFTALHLFANYKAVRSVVMETFNEARLSIVLQQYLRDKRILSPQEANSREPIFVEFRKTVPIKLGVRLQEVVRSLEELNLAIKKNNLPYLLGIQNGCVCVCLGPEASVHHEIRAMCQAVRLSSMLSPQTSREPPTKQQQSHWEMVHESYELMDTNFNPFLKGVEAAGWDIKRTLLDWDEWRVEWKTKTN; encoded by the exons ATGGAGACAGAAGGAGGTGTGGTTCTGGCCACAGAGAGATATGGCAGTGCAGAGTTCTGGAAGTATTTTCGAAAGGatggagtgatggagaggagaagagatggAGGTGAATCAAGAGGAAACTCTATCGTTGGAGTTTTTAAA agTGTCTTTCTGCCTCAAGGCTATCCAGAGAGTGTCAGCAACGATTACCTGCAGTACCAGTTTTGGGATACTGTACAG gcTTTTGCCAGCTCTCTGTCAGGGACTCTGGCCACTCAGGCCTCTCTCAAAGGCGTCGGTGTTGGAAACCAAGAGGCAACAGTAGCTGCAGCCACAGTCACATGGTTACTGAGAG ATGGAACAGGTATGTTGGGAAGAATCCTCTTTGCTTGGCGGAAAGG caaCAAACTGGACTCCGAGGCCAAAAAATGGAG ACTTTTTGCTGATGTTCTCAATGACATCGCCATGTTCATGGAAATATTGGCTCCATACTTTCCTACTTGCTTCACCCTGATTGTGTGTACTGCAGGGATATTCAAG TCCATTGTTGGAGTGGCAGGTGGTGCAACCAGAGCTGCTCTGACTGTTCATCAGGCTCGCAGAGACAACATGGCTGACATCTCGGCCAAAGACGGCAGTCAG GAGACTTTAGTGAATCTGGCTGGACTGCTGGTCAGTTTGGTACTCATTCCGCTCGTCACTGACAATCCAAT ACTGACTCTcagcctcttcttcctcttcactgCCCTCCACCTGTTTGCTAACTACAAGGCTGTGCGTTCGGTCGTCATGGAAACCTTCAACGAGGCGCGGCTTTCGATCGTACTGCAGCAGTACCTGAGAGATAAGCGGATCCTGAGTCCACAAGAGGCCAATAGCAGAGAACCCATTTTTGTGG AGTTTAGGAAAACCGTGCCAATCAAACTTGGAGTGAGGCTACAGGAGGTTGTACGAAG CCTAGAGGAACTGAATTTGGCTATTAAGAAAAACAACTTGCCTTACCTGTTGGGGATACAAAATG gctgtgtatgtgtttgtttgggacCGGAGGCATCAGTGCATCATGAAATCAGAGCGATGTGCCAAGCTGTGAGGCTCAGCAGCATGTTGAGCCCTCAAACTTCCAGAGAGCCTcctacaaaacaacaacaaa gtcacTGGGAAATGGTGCATGAGAGTTACGAGTTGATGGACACAAATTTCAATCCATTTCTCAAAG GTGTGGAAGCTGCAGGATGGGACATAAAACGAACTCTGCTGGACTGGGATGAGTGGAGGGTTGagtggaaaacaaaaactaacTGA
- the prr14 gene encoding serine-rich adhesin for platelets has translation MLTYSSDPLPQIVCPMDEDAIAPNRFCSAPPHNEPPLPLLPLPSTTPSCANDGLSGNRRSGRIQGIRGRTPKKQGNTDSGAAQKSSRQNPSPTKRQRGSGSMVQVSQSKQTRLESTHDKQIKDGFDFSFAAEPQNKKKDQKSPQKKPNVCAAENVVEQFDDHTTQALDTTKSGMDTYGELAVEHALENASRPKGWVIGPLFQSFKSKMASFTEIVMSPVKLFRANSPPPSMDYADKLSESELQADATSDVEYSQPSDMFYPEAQSENGNHEAKDDQKDLCEVEGAQNTKTVALKYSKKLLFDVELSKHSSEQRDECAITQKEKNVPDSVPLQYSPLPYIVSDEISESVGSVIRSSVLLQSSANVSASHESKLKISGSMEEQNGKAASRLKPLPRKCTGNGKKVTSRTLTSEVKKEVSEPEAIDEPISHTNSEKSNKAGSSSDTDKTLSSPASVRGPQPDGDGDSDSKKIEHSHLVHQSLQSSLNDSANGRTPILDTQPLECQLNPDTYSAAGLGRAKRELTLDRPSQDFVKRKRLTTDICTKSTKKQGLLNVASDTGVLRGLRPPRKEIVLTNTTVDGEKMLKPARKRQANKKGKGGQEMLNTINEAVLSTQTESSFDAMLVCSLDKSSDVSENNQKGSSSSKAKPSDSCKRLKTKTGPGKPDFNIDNSMDLETTVAVSSTKQAEQEPFLDVPVRPHIKPLQSTSKRRNINKEPLKRKLPNQGNSSTESDSALVSSSSAVSVEPLERTSLDLNASQLAQKGKSTKKIELNQPSKRPRKGFRGAVKSSASGGTLETKQCIHNFQLITKENQSKEDESKISMDPVYFEMTPFESNQPGPSSTLPHCSVQLNDVKQVMDGKEESTDSVTDEIFPSDTEASKPSRVHVTRLRSSSRRINIKPRRADNQRRKCRVLHSRTRKDEELTNSITMDDTDLATAGTRSSENGLSRSLLRSYSCPEIPSLRPHDTPWTSFLHSPHHSRTHTPHQHQSSHTPFVHHAHKSLRRARRHTVSSVEVEREIAPLCLRKEVYPSRRSVPYDSVTQNLSPSLALSPSTSLSALASCFLSSPLAFLSKKVSSDNRGAPASPSTSNHVSSPTSSSSLHPLSPSTWCSPGFLQRTDSSSATLDSSSSGIPLECMIERRQQSEEEDDGEDTSSSSQEFEDVGLREEKALSDSEIKVVQKHEERGKVSSIRIRKTLPKPQNNLTPMGLPKPIRLKKKEFSLEEIYTNKNFSKPPESRLETIFEVPLNRRNGSESWFGQKRVKRFLEFLEVGEARKPKKPLVGLGKTGISCSRTRRGGFPKDEPSLSVQDVNSLLCAKLDQLNLWLIHDQKDS, from the exons ATGTTGACTTATTCCTCTGACCCGCTCCCTCAGATAGTTTGTCCAATGGATGAAGATGCTATTGCCCCAAACCGTTTCTGTAGTGCACCTCCCCACAATGAACCTCCACTacctctcctcccccttccctccACCACTCCCAG ctgTGCGAATGATGGACTATCTGGGAACAGACGGAGTGGTCGCATTCAAGGGATCAGAGGACGAACTCCTAAAAAGCAGGGCAATACAGATAGTGGAGCAGCTCAGAAATCATCCAGACAGAATCCGTCccccacaaagagacaaagggGGAGTGGAAGCATG GTACAAGTTTCACAATCTAAGCAGACAAGACTTGAAAGCACACACGACAAGCAAATCAAG GATGGATTTGATTTTAGTTTTGCAGCAGAACCCCAAAACAA GAAAAAAGACCAGAAAAGCCCACAGAAGAAACCAAAtgtctgtgctgcagaaaaTGTAGTTGAGCAGTTTGATGACCACACCACACAGGCTCTTGACACTACTAAATCCGGCATGGATACATATGGGGAACTGGCTGTTGAACACGCTCTTGAAAATGCATCTCGGCCAAAGGGATGGGTGATCGGCCCCTTGTTTCAGTCATTCAAATCGAAGATGGCTAGTTTCACCGAGATAGTCATGAGTCCTGTTAAACTCTTCAGAGCCAATAGTCCTCCACCATCCATGGACTATGCAGACAAACTCAGTGAGTCTGAGCTACAAGCTGATGCAACATCTGATGTTGAATACTCACAGCCAAGTGATATGTTTTATCCCGAAGCACAAAGTGAGAATGGGAATCATGAAGCTAAAGATGATCAGAAGGATCTCTGTGAAGTAGAAggtgcacaaaacacaaaaactgttGCTcttaaatattctaaaaaattATTGTTTGATGTGGAGTTGTCAAAACACAGTTCTGAACAGAGAGATGAATGTGCAATAACTCAGAAGGAAAAGAACGTCCCTGATTCTGTGCCTTTGCAATACAGTCCCTTACCCTACATTGTTTCTGATGAAATATCAGAATCGGTTGGGTCTGTTATTAGGTCTTCTGTACTGTTACAGTCCTCTGCCAATGTAAGTGCCTCTCATGAATCCAAGTTAAAGATATCCGGTTCTATGGAGGAGCAGAACGGCAAAGCGGCTTCCCGGCTGAAACCACTGCCTAGGAAATGTACAGGAAATGGAAAGAAAGTTACCTCTAGGACTTTAACATCTGAAGTCAAAAAGGAAGTGTCTGAGCCAGAGGCTATTGATGAGCCCATTTCTCACACAAATTCAGAGAAATCAAACAAAGCTGGAAGCTCAAGTGATACTGACAAAACCCTGTCATCACCTGCTTCAGTCCGCGGTCCCCAgcctgatggtgatggtgacagTGACAGCAAGAAAATCGAACATTCTCACTTAGTTCACCAAAGCCTCCAGAGTTCTTTAAATGACAGTGCTAATGGAAGGACGCCTATTTTGGATACTCAGCCGCTGGAGTGTCAGTTAAACCCTGACACTTATTCAGCTGCAGGTCTTGGAAGAGCAAAGAGGGAGTTGACACTGGACCGCCCTTCTCAAGACTTTGTCAAGAGGAAAAGATTGACGACAGATATATGTACAAAGAGTACAAAAAAACAAGGATTATTGAATGTGGCTTCAGATACTGGTGTATTGAGAGGGCTAAGACCACCAAGAAAGGAAATTGTTTTGACAAATACCACTGTAGATGGGGAAAAAATGCTGAAGCCTGCTAGAAAAAGACAAGCaaacaagaaaggaaaaggTGGACAAGAAATGCTTAATACGATAAATGAAGCAGTGTTAAGCACACAGACTGAAAGTTCCTTTGATGCGATGCTGGTTTGCTCGCTGGATAAAAGCAGTGATGTATCGGAGAACAACcaaaaaggcagcagcagcagcaaggcGAAGCCCAGCGACTCGTgcaaaagactgaaaacaaaaacaggtcCTGGTAAACCTGATTTTAACATTGATAACAGCATGGATTTGGAAACAACCGTGGCAGTCAGTTCTACAAAACAAGCTGAGCAGGAGCCATTCTTAGATGTCCCAGTCCGTCCTCATATAAAGCCGCTCCAGAGCACCAGCAAACGCAGGAATATAAACAAGGAACCACTAAAACGGAAATTGCCAAACCAAGGAAATTCAAGTACAGAATCAGACAGTGCTTTGGTTTCTAGCTCATCAGCAGTATCAGTGGAGCCATTAGAACGTACATCCCTGGATTTGAATGCCTCTCAGCTTGCTCAAAAAGGGAAGAGCACGAAAAAAATTGAGCTGAACCAGCCGTCCAAGAGACCCAGAAAGGGTTTTAGAGGTGCTGTTAAATCATCTGCATCAGGTGGGACTCTAGAGACAAAGCAATGTATCCATAACTTTCAGTTGATAACCAAAGAAAACCAGTCTAAAGAAGATGAAAGTAAAATCTCAATGGACCCTGTATATTTTGAAATGACACCTTTTGAAAGTAATCAACCTGGTCCTTCATCCACCCTACCTCATTGTTCTGTACAATTAAATGATGTTAAGCAGGTCATGGATGGGAAAGAAGAGAGTACTGATTCTGTGACAGATGAGATATTTCCCAGTGACACTGAAGCTAGTAAACCCAGCAGAGTCCATGTCACTAGGCTAAGGTCTAGTTCTAGAAGGATTAACATCAAGCCAAGGAGAGCAGATAACCAAAGGAGAAAATGCAGAGTTTTGCATAGTAGGACACGTAAAGATGAAGAGCTGACAAACTCCATCACTATGGATGATACTGACCTGGCTACAGCAGGTACACGCTCATCAGAAAATGGCCTTTCAAGGTCCCTGTTACGCAGCTACTCTTGTCCAGAGATCCCCTCCCTCCGTCCACATGACACACCCTGGACTTCTTTTCTGCATTCACCACATCACAGCAGgactcacacaccacaccagCATCAATCTTCCCACACTCCTTTTGTCCATCATGCCCACAAATCCCTGCGGCGGGCTCGTCGACACACAGTCAGCAGTGTAGAAGTGGAGAGGGAGATTGCCCCTCTCTGTCTTCGTAAAGAGGTGTACCCATCCAGAAGATCTGTCCCGTATGACAGTGTCACCCAAAACCTGTCTCCTAGCCTTGCACTTTCTCCCAGCACTTCCCTCTCAGCTCTTGCTTCTTGTTTCCTTTCAAGCCCACTGGCTTTCCTCTCTAAGAAAGTCTCAAGTGACAATAGAGGAGCACCAGCAAGCCCCAGCACTTCAAACCATGTTTCTTCTCCTACCTCCTCTTCTTCGTTACACCCATTGAGCCCCTCCACATGGTGCTCTCCAGGATTCCTCCAAAGAACTGACTCCTCTAGTGCTACCTTGGACTCTAGTAGCAG TGGAATTCCTCTAGAGTGTATGATTGAGAGAAGACAacagagtgaagaggaggatgatggcgAGGACACAAGTTCATCCAGTCAGGAGTTTGAGGATGTAGGgttgagagaggaaaaggccTTGTCTGATTCTGAAATTAAG GTTGTGCAAAAGCATGAAGAACGAGGGAAGGTGTCGTCTATTAGAATTCGGAAAACTTTACCTAAACCTCAGAATAACCTGACACCCATGGGTCTGCCCAAACCCATCAG GCTGAAAAAGAAGGAGTTTAGTTTGGAAGAAATTTACACTAATAAGAATTTCAGCAAACCCCCTGAGAG CCGCCTGGAGACCATATTCGAGGTGCCTCTCAATCGTAGGAATGGTTCTGAGTCCTGGTTTGGCCAGAAGCGTGTCAAGCGATTTTTGGAGTTCCTCGAAGTCGGTGAGGCCAGAAAACCAAAGAAGCCACTTGTTGGTCTTGGAAAGACAGGTATTTCATGTTCCAGGACAAGACGTGGGGGCTTCCCTAAAGACGAACCGTCCCTCAGCGTGCAGGATGTGAACTCACTTCTCTGTGCCAAGCTTGATCAGCTGAATTTGTGGTTGATACATGATCAGAAGGACAGTTGA
- the cd2bp2 gene encoding CD2 antigen cytoplasmic tail-binding protein 2 has product MPKRKVTFEDGAGEFDLDDELPNKKNCEAVSGPGSRFKGKHSLDSDEEDEGDDAKSSKYDILANDDVEGQEGATIDFDEGVSITPFNLQEEMQEGYFDSEGNYFIKKEEQIRDNWLDNIDWVRIKEQPLKQKKKGLGAKRTRRVGDEDEAEEEKKREEQQADRENEEEEEEMQQPAEDPLASYSQHQLTEAVVELLQPGETVATALRRLGGLGGRKKGKLREESEPTEETKRDAEKLDWLTALADRLVGSGMFEIYQHTYEKLAYLVKSMSSKKAAVKMEPSGDDEEGNELDMFADKFDEVHGVKSDKEEEEDDKRVSDEVMWEYKWENKDDSEIYGPFTSQQMQDWVDEGYFSSGVYCRRKDQDGAQFYNSRRLDFDLYT; this is encoded by the exons AattgtgaggctgtgagtggaCCAGGCTCCAGGTTTAAAGGCAAGCATTCCCTTGATAgcgatgaagaggatgaagggGATGATGCAAAGAGCAGCAAATATGACATTCTGGCCAATGATGACGTGGAGG GGCAAGAGGGAGCAACAATCGACTTTGATGAGGGAGTTTCTATTACACCGTTCAACCTGCAAGAGGAGATGCAGGAAGGATATTTTGACTCAGAGGGAAACtattttatcaaaaaggaagaaCAAATTAGAGACAACTGGCTTGACAACATCGATTGG GTGAGAATAAAAGAACAGCCtttaaagcaaaagaaaaaaggtctCGGAGCCAAACGGACACGCAGAGttggtgatgaggatgaggcagaggaggagaaaaagagagaagagcagcaggcagaccgagaaaatgaagaagaggaggaggagatgcagcagcctgcagaggaCCCGCTGGCGTCCTACTCACAGCACCAGCTCACCGAAGCTGTGGTCGAACTATTGCAACCTGGGGAGACCGTTGCTACGGCGCTCCGTCGGCTAGGAGGCCTCGGAGGCCGGAAGAAGGGAAAGCTGAGGGAAGAAAGTGAACCCACAGAGGAGACCAAAAGAGATGCAGAAAAGCTAGACTGGCTCACCGCCCTAGCTGACAGATTGGTTGGATCTGGGATGTTTGAGATCTATCAGCACACTTACGAAAAACTGGCCTATTTGGTCAAGAGCATGAGCAGCAAGAAAGCAGCTGTGAAGATGGAACCCAGTGGTGACGATGAAGAAGGCAATGAACTTGACATGTTTGCAGATAAATTTGACGAGGTGCATGGTGTAAAatcagacaaagaggaggaagaagacgacAAAAGAG TGAGTGACGAAGTGATGTGGGAGTACAAATGGGAGAATAAGGATGATTCAGAAATTTATGGTCCCTTCACCAGTCAGCAAATGCAG gattGGGTGGATGAAGGCTATTTCAGCAGTGGTGTTTACTGCAGAAGAAAGGACCAGGACGGTGCTCAGTTCTACAACTCCAGGAGACTAGACTTTGACCTCTATACATGA